The genomic interval GTAAAGAATTCACGCTCAACGTGGAATATAATCAGCTTGACCCACTGTTGCGCGCCACGATCAATCCTGAGGGCGATGTCGCTGACGAAACCGGCTTTTCCCCGTTCCCGGGCAACTGCAATACGCTGGTGATCAAGACCGAGTCGTATGTCCGTATTCTTGAAGCAACTCAGGGCATTATTGCCGAGTTTGTGAACCCGAAATATACGGATGAGACCAAGACCGCTTTTAAAAAGCCGACGCGTCTGGAAACGATGATGCAGGATCTGCCGAAGCTGTTCGGTGAAGCTGAAAAGGTGGGCGTAACCGTGTTTGACCGCATGTGGAGCTTTTCGCCGAATAAGAACAATGTGGTTGATGCCGCAGCCAAAGTGGCTGCCGGAGGGCCGGCGGACGCGAGTGCCACGGCAGAGAATGATTTTTATGGTGCCGGCCGGGCGCGTCTGAAAGCTGCCGGAATGAAGGTGAAAGAGGGTGAGGAAATTAAACTGCTCGGCGTCCCGTTCACCACCGGACCGAAAGTGATTCTCCGGCCGTCGTTTGCTATGACGCTTGAAGAGGGTCGCCGTAAAATTTCAGGTGGAAGTATTTCCGATGAAGCGACGCTGATTCTTGAAGGTTCCGGTATCACATTGGAAGACGTTGAGCTTTCCGGAAAATCCGGCTTGGTGGTGAAGGCCTGCGATGGTGCGAAAGTGACGGTTAAGGGCAAATTTGAAAACGACGGTTTTGAACTGGTTGAGCTGGATGCCGATGCCGAGGTTCCGGAATACCTGAAGATTCGCGGCTACACTTTTGAGAACCGCGGGGCCCAGATTTTCTCGTTTACCGAACCCGGAGAATATGTGGTTGAAGGCTGAGTGTTGAAGGTTTTCAATCTAAGGTAACTGCAGTGCCGCCCTGGAAGCCCGGGGCGGTTTTTTATTAGCGGTATTCGTCTGATTGCAGGCGGTCGAGATAGTCTTTAGGGTTGATATTGTCCGGAAGGGTGTATCCGGGGCTTCGGCAGACATCACACGGTTCAGCTTTTCGCGCTTGAGCCAGAATTGCGGTTGCTGTTCGGCTAGAGCAATACTCTTAATATGTTTTGAAATCCGCCAGAAGTTGGAGAGGTAGTCGTTAAAGAACAGTCCGGCGGCGGGCGTGATTTCCTTGGTTTCCAGTCGTTGGAAATGAGCACGGCGTACCTTGATGGCGGTTTCGCTGCACTGTTTCTGCAGATCAATGATTTCTCTGGCGATATCCTGGAAATTATCAAGTTCGGGATTAAGTGACTGGATGACTTTGGCGAGCAGCAGCTCGACGGCTTTATGCACTTCCAGCCAGTTTTCTACGGCATCGGGACTGAAACGGGCGGTGGATACCGCACGCTGCCGTGCGGCAATATCGGCCAGGTTGGCGATATGATCCCCGATCCGTTCGAGATCGGACATGCAGCGGTCGATGTGACCGATAAGGATTGACTGCCGTTTGGAGAGGTAGTGTTTGGTCAGATCGGTAAGATAGCTGCGCATGGCTGTTTTGATGGCGTTGACGCTATGTTCATTGACTTTAATTCGTTTGGTCCGTCCGGGATCGTGCTGAATAAATTCTTCGGCTGCCAGATGCAGGCTGACTGCACAGATTCTGCTGGTACGCTGAAGTTCGTGCAGACAGGCGGAAATGGCTCGTTCCGGCTGGATGAGCTGGTCTCGGTTGAGATAGCTGGATTCTGGTTGCTTACGTTTTGTCGGAGTAAGCACGATGGTAATTTTTGCAATGACGGGAGCCAGAGGCAGCAGGAGTAAGGCGGAAAGTGTCATTTTGAGGGTTCCGGCATTGGCGGCCTGGCGGATCAGGTCGTCAGAAGTTAAGGGGATGTATTGATAGAAGAGCGGGGCCGTTGCAATCGCTAAGGTGGTGCTGATCAAATTAAAAATCAAATGAGCAATGGCCGCGCGCCGCGCATCCACCGTTGTGCCGATACTTCCTAGCAGACCGGTCACGCAGGTGCCGACGTTGGCTCCGATGATGATCGGAAAAATGCCCTGAAAATCCGTGATGGCTCCGGCGGAAATCAGGGCGAACCCCATGCCGATGACGGCACCGGAACTTTGAACTGCTCCGGTGACCAGTGCGGCTATGCATGTGCCTGTGATGAGCCCCTTGAAGGAATGCCCACTGATATGCACCAGCCAGGGTTCAAAGAGTGCCCGATGGGGTCTTAGGGAATCGCCCATGATCGTCATGCCGAGAAACAGCAGGCCGAAGCCGAGGATGGCCTGACCGCCATATTTAAGTTTTCGATGGCTGGAAATCAGGTGCAGCATAAGGCCCGTGAAAACGGCCGGAAGGCAATAGTCACTCAGTCTGAAAGAAATCAGCTGAACGGAGAGTGTGGTGCCGATATTGGCACCGAGAATCGGGGCAATCGATTGCGACAGGGTCATCAGACCGGCGTTAATGAATCCAATGAAAAGCACGACGGATGCGCTGCTTTGTATAAGACCGCCAATGAGGGTGCCGAGTCCGAGCCCGGAAAAGCGGTTTCCGGTGGATTTGCCGAGCAGGGTCCGCATGCCCTCGCCAAGGGCGGAGGATAACCCCTCACTCATTGTGCGCATTCCGAAAATGAAAAGAGCCAGTCCGCCGAGCAGGTTGAACAGCAAGGTGATAAGTTCAGGGGTATCCATGTTTAAATCATAGATGACCCGTTGCCGTTGTCAACTAGCGCAGATGGATACCGACCTTATAAAAGCGGGCATCTGAAGAATCGGTACTGATGACGGTGCTCAATGTGCCCGGGGCCAGTTCGTGATCGCTGGAAAAACCGGGAGTTGACAAATCATCGGAATAGATTGCCGTGAAAACGAACGGATCCGCATAGGCCGCCGGCCACTGAATATCGAGCTGAATCTGTCCTGCACCGAGAGAAGTCACAGTAACTTCCGGAGGACTGAGATCGACGATGGCTCCTGCAGGTGTGTTGAGCGGGTCGGCGGGATCGGAGCCGTCCAGATATTCCTGAAGATCGCTGTAGCCGTCGCCATCGGAATCGAGGTGGGACGGGGACCTCGGACTGGCCAGCAGGTTTTCTTCGAGCGCATCCGGAATGAGATTCCCGTTGGCATCGGCATCCGATGAAACGGGCACGGCGGTAAGGTTCAGACTTATAATTTCAATGGGATCGGTACCGGGCACCCGGTTCCATGAAACGTCG from Verrucomicrobia bacterium S94 carries:
- a CDS encoding Na/Pi cotransporter family protein — translated: MDTPELITLLFNLLGGLALFIFGMRTMSEGLSSALGEGMRTLLGKSTGNRFSGLGLGTLIGGLIQSSASVVLFIGFINAGLMTLSQSIAPILGANIGTTLSVQLISFRLSDYCLPAVFTGLMLHLISSHRKLKYGGQAILGFGLLFLGMTIMGDSLRPHRALFEPWLVHISGHSFKGLITGTCIAALVTGAVQSSGAVIGMGFALISAGAITDFQGIFPIIIGANVGTCVTGLLGSIGTTVDARRAAIAHLIFNLISTTLAIATAPLFYQYIPLTSDDLIRQAANAGTLKMTLSALLLLPLAPVIAKITIVLTPTKRKQPESSYLNRDQLIQPERAISACLHELQRTSRICAVSLHLAAEEFIQHDPGRTKRIKVNEHSVNAIKTAMRSYLTDLTKHYLSKRQSILIGHIDRCMSDLERIGDHIANLADIAARQRAVSTARFSPDAVENWLEVHKAVELLLAKVIQSLNPELDNFQDIAREIIDLQKQCSETAIKVRRAHFQRLETKEITPAAGLFFNDYLSNFWRISKHIKSIALAEQQPQFWLKREKLNRVMSAEAPDTPFRTISTLKTISTACNQTNTANKKPPRASRAALQLP